The following are encoded in a window of Vigna unguiculata cultivar IT97K-499-35 chromosome 8, ASM411807v1, whole genome shotgun sequence genomic DNA:
- the LOC114194798 gene encoding uncharacterized protein LOC114194798, which translates to MYFRHCCKAKCIGALNEKVTVAQKEYIASTPFWWFPMLKQSLKISRNVLSQLCIKWVERRGGFDVGGEVVDFSLLGVCLGLGLRVVGEKIDLNEEVVESETWNTFGRQRVDVKLIYDFLMKFDDDVGDVELFCKLYVVLGISEFLLASKKGCVFPVIFKIVDDMENIGKYNWGTLVYEYLVFSLCSASLALQNEPSRFEFYVVGCAYLLELWSFDHLVVCQSTFRCKMNLFPQLLYWMNVSVGDKAIIDVAVSKEELDHAIVREAFEHFGTEYKTQDLKDKEEVERLLEDHEAEIVDLEQSMSALDELVANWKGQQPKDEVRDEVGDDVFNDPRAGVMSDEKDDGAQQSNMYDRMKARPGMRFKSVAIKTPYFVYGKKKLKSLQIG; encoded by the exons ATGTATTTTCGTCATTGCTGTAAAGCGAAGTGCATTGGTGCTTTGAACGAAAAAGTAACTGTGGCACAAAAGGAGTATATTGCAAGCACCCCGTTTTGGTGGTTTCCCATGTTAAAGCAATCATTGAAGATAAGTAGAAATGTTTTATCTCAGTTATGTATTAAATGGGTTGAAAGAAGGGGTGGTTTTGATGTTGGTGGTGAAGTGGTGGACTTTAGTTTATTAGGCGTTTGTTTAGGGTTAGGATTAAGGGTGGTCggagaaaaaattgatttaaatgagGAAGTTGTGGAGAGTGAGACGTGGAATACTTTTGGGCGTCAAAGAGTTGATGTTAAGTTGATATATgattttttgatgaaatttgatgatgatgttggtgATGTTGAATTATTTTGCAAGCTATATGTTGTGTTAGGAATATCAGAGTTCTTGCTTGCAAGTAAAAAGGGTTGTGTTTTCCccgttatttttaaaattgttgatgacatgGAAAATATTGGAAAATATAATTGGGGTACATTAGTGTATGAGTATTTGGTGTTTAGCTTGTGTAGTGCTTCATTGGCATTACAGAACGAACCAAGTCGATTTGAGTTTTATGTGGTTGGATGTGCCTATTTGCTTGAG TTATGGTCATTTGATCATTTGGTTGTTTGTCAGTCAACGTTCAGGTGTAAGATGAACTTGTTCCCACAATTGTTGTATTGGATGAATGTGAGCGTGGGTGACAAG GCTATTATTGATGTGGCGGTGTCAAAGGAAGAACTTGATCATGCTATTGTAAGAGAAGCATTTGAACATTTTGGCACTGAATACAAAACCCAAGATTTGAAGGACAAGGAAGAGGTAGAGCGTTTGCTAGAAGATCATGAAGCAGAGATAGTTGATTTGGAACAATCTATGTCCGCATTGGATGAGTTGGTTGCAAATTGGAAGGGTCAACAGCCGAAGGATGAGGTCCGAGATGAAGTTGGTGATGATGTTTTCAATGATCCACGTGCTGGTGTAATGAGtgatgaaaaagatgatggtgCACAACAAAGCAATATGTATGACCGTATGAAGGCCCGACCTGGGATGCGGTTCAAGAGTGTTGCCATAAAAACACCATATTTTGTTTATGGAAAGAAGAAGTTGAAATCACTACAAATTGGTTGA